The genomic window ggatgCTTTGCTCACATGCCGTCTCTCCTTGGAGCCATCTCCAGCCTGGACGGTGGAGCTCAGCATCCTCTCACAGGGACCACGACCtcggtttcatagaatcatagaacaaccaggttggaaaagacccaccggctcaCCGAGTCacctgcccctctattcccccTGCAGGTCCCATGGCGCCAGGCTGGGCggtgctggtgctggtgctgAGCGCCCTGGGGGCGCGCGGGGCTGTGCCGCCCCCGGAGCCGGGGCAGGACCGCGGGCTGCAGTGGGTCTGGGGGGTGGCTGGGGAGGTGCAGGATGAGCCCCTGCCGCCCTCGACCCGCAGGAAGCGGGATGAGAGCGAGCAGCAGCCCCGTGCCACCGCGGTGCCCAGCAGCGATGACGTCCACTCCCCCGCGCCCGACCTGCTGGGCTCGGTGCCACCACCAGCCCCCGGCACCACCACCAGCCCTCAGCGAGAGCTTGCGGTGCCCACCACAGCCAATCCCTGGGATGAGACTGATGGACCTGAGCTGCTCCCAAGCACGACACCACCACCTACCACCAACACCAGCCTCCAGCGAGAGCTTGCGGTGCCGACCACAGCCGATCCCCTGGATGAGACTGATGCCCCTGACCTGCTTCTAAGCACAACACCACCACCTACCACCAACGCCATCCTGCACCGAGCACGTGTGGCTCCAACCACAGCCGATCCCCTGGATGAGACTGATGCCCCTGACCTGCTTCTAAGCACAACACCACCACCTGCCACCAACACCATCCTGCACCGAGCACGTGTGGCTCCAACCACAGCCAATCCCCTGGATGAGACCGATGTCCCCGACCTGCTGCCGAGCTCTCCGACACCACTGGAGCCTGGCACACAGGCAGCACCCCAAAACAACGTCACCACCATCCCCATCCAGCTCCTGTCGCTTGCTGAGGAGGGGACGGCGACCGGCAGCATGGACAGCAGCTCCTCTGTGGGGCCACGCTCGGCGACCCCTGCAGCGTTCGGCTCCACCACCACAGCTTCCAAGGAAATCAAGAAATCTGGAGCTTCCCCAGCGCCGACTCCTTCATCCCCATGGGACACGACGCCCAGAGGAACGGCGGGGCCGCCCTGGGACCCCAGCAGGCTGATGGGCAAGTGCCTGCTGGCCATCCTGCTGCTGGCGCTGGTGGCCGCCACCTTCATGGTGTGCACGGGGGTGCTGGGCGCGCGGCTGTGGCGGCGGGCGCGGACGGCTCGGCGCCAGCTCGGCCACACCGAGATGGTCTGCATCTCCTCGCTGGTGCCCGACGGCGAGGCGGCCGCCAACGGCCCCAGAGCCCGGCGGCTCAAACCGCTGCTCGACGGAGGCTCCGAGTTTGACGGTGACAACCTGACTCTCAGCAGCTTCCTGCCGGAGCACTCCTGAGCCCAGGGCACGGCCGCGCGGGGCAGGGCGACCCGCCTGCTCTTGGATCCCTGTTTTATCCTGGACTGGTGTGGTGGGAGATGCTTTCCCCCTGGAGCGAGCTCAGCCCACGAGGCCAACCCCATTAAAGTGTTCCTTGGACATGGTGGGCTCCCAAGTGTTTCTTGGACACCCTGGagcgaatccagagaagagcaacgaagctggggaaggggatggagaacaagtcctacaAGGAgtagctgggggtgtttagcctggagaagaggaggctgaggggagacctcattgctctctccaactacctgaaaggaggttgtggagaggagggagctgggctcttctcccaagggacaggggacaggacgagagggaatggcctcaagctccaccagggcagaacattaggaaaaaaattttcatggaaagggtgattggtccctggcaga from Phaenicophaeus curvirostris isolate KB17595 chromosome 17, BPBGC_Pcur_1.0, whole genome shotgun sequence includes these protein-coding regions:
- the SELPLG gene encoding P-selectin glycoprotein ligand 1, which gives rise to MLSCPGAGAAEPWLVSPSRGPMAPGWAVLVLVLSALGARGAVPPPEPGQDRGLQWVWGVAGEVQDEPLPPSTRRKRDESEQQPRATAVPSSDDVHSPAPDLLGSVPPPAPGTTTSPQRELAVPTTANPWDETDGPELLPSTTPPPTTNTSLQRELAVPTTADPLDETDAPDLLLSTTPPPTTNAILHRARVAPTTADPLDETDAPDLLLSTTPPPATNTILHRARVAPTTANPLDETDVPDLLPSSPTPLEPGTQAAPQNNVTTIPIQLLSLAEEGTATGSMDSSSSVGPRSATPAAFGSTTTASKEIKKSGASPAPTPSSPWDTTPRGTAGPPWDPSRLMGKCLLAILLLALVAATFMVCTGVLGARLWRRARTARRQLGHTEMVCISSLVPDGEAAANGPRARRLKPLLDGGSEFDGDNLTLSSFLPEHS